A single Corvus hawaiiensis isolate bCorHaw1 chromosome 26, bCorHaw1.pri.cur, whole genome shotgun sequence DNA region contains:
- the PARP10 gene encoding protein mono-ADP-ribosyltransferase PARP10 isoform X2 codes for MCGCPRMAGGVLEVQGVPPDAPEELLVLYFESRRRSGGGPVQSCQRLGPLLFLTFEDPQDAQNVLAHGSHRLGGAELEVRPAPPWDPTHLLLHGLDPRTTPEHLDLPLETLLGVPPGTVTQCQGPAPGWGLLRLRDPLAPPELASAEQRARQQGLALLRVPRSPAVLVRAAAAPALSQDLLELYFENRRSGGGCVRDVRLLPAGRGAVVTFQEPAAAERVLQRPHRLQDVVLELIPHYPFLEPPEESTDLPLDTVPPLDRAPPPDTEPLLVMDPLLDVECPLDTDPCSDTDAPVADTNPTPDRAAAVPAPAAPTSHPVPEQPSPAVPGGNKDTEGFNAVPSQAQCPGPVSVVVPEAVSAVLAQDEALVPAEPGAVRYLQQHYQDVLDSIPEVSLLPLEGGDISGFRVSGEPGRCQAVVDFLRSLLDSVTSHPTTLHFPGIARFLRDPAGQSLLRQVESRFQCIIQLDGKPWSPPDPQPELEELLPLSSHCDSWHQDLPEDSNATADNGDDGDNAFHSNVEEIKEVLAALHPSEDDDCENPSLWPDTVPGTEWDPDAEFPSVAGGEGARELLSDTRVEEEVQMALAIQYSMESTRCEEVELARATALSLRSYCREQEQAEEDAGLLAALEASLEEALLAADVAQVTVFCSFEQDVSAVRQELDWVLVGQLRAQEVVSERLRALPATGHCALALLRRRHAVHLSLCGDTATLRGFAKYTAPAAQDLVSMLQRPLPPGHGATAVTTATAVTAATAATAATTAAARWVRWDPSGTAVPYAPEAVAQLEQAWLRRERKLDLVLDGRPFTVDLERMEEFNIGSALAVPICRSQPPLESTSCLLETEVAGLEEEVRLLALAEDSEEFADAVHHFYGTLEELHSQISIVQVQKLIHPVLYKQYQLKKGSVKRACAAGTVVERILFHGTTKASSREICVHGFNRSFCGKNATLYGLGVYFAARAAISARDRYSPPSAKGTKFIFVAKVLTGEFTAGQPGLRAPPLREGSGAHQRYHSVVDDPRQPDIFVIFNDTQAYPQYLITCRCRRRRHGAPPDPPGSRSGSRTPP; via the exons ATGTGTGGGTGCCCCAGGATGGCAGGAGGGGTGCTGGAGGTGCAGGGGGTCCCCCCCGACGCCCCGGAGGAGCTGCTGGTCCTGTACTTCGAGAGCCGGCGGCGTTCGGGGGGGggccctgtgcagagctgccagcGCCTTggccccctcctcttcctcaccttcGAGGACCCCCAGG ATGCACAGAATGTGTTGGCCCACGGCAGCCACAGGTTGGGGGGGGCCGAGCTGGAGGTGCGCCCGGCCCCCCCCTGGGACCCcacccacctgctgctgcatggCCTCGATCCCCGGACCACCCCCGAGCACCTGGACTTACCCCTGGAGACCCTACTGGGGGTCCCCCCCGGCACTGTCACCCAGTGCCAGGGCCCTGCGCCCGGCTGGGGCCTGCTGCGCCTGCGGGACCCCCTCGCCCCCCCAG AGCTGGCGTCGGCGGAGCAGCGGGCGCGGCAGCAGGGGCTGGCGCTGCTGCGGGTGCCGCGGAGCCCCGCGGTGCTggtgcgggcggcggcggcgccggcgcTGAGCCAGGACCTGCTCGAGCTCTACTTTGAGAACCGGcgcagcggcggcggctgcgtGAGGGACGTGcggctgctgccagctgggcgCGGGGCCGTCGTCACCTTCCAGGAGCCAGCAG CCGCAGAGCGGGTGCTGCAGAGGCCACACCGGCTGCAGGACGTGGTGCTGGAGCTCATCCCCCACTACCCCTTCCTGGAGCCGCCGGAGGAGAGCACGGACCTGCCCCTGGACACAGTCCCCCCTCTGGACAGGGCCCCTCCTCCTGACACGGAGCCCCTGCTGGTCATGGACCCCTTGCTGGACGTGGAGTGCCCTCTGGACACAGACCCATGCTCGGACACAGATGCCCCTGTAGCAGACACGAACCCCACACCGGACAGAGCTGCCGCAGTCCCAGCGCCGGCAGCACCAACATCACACCCGGTGCCGGAGCAGCCGTCACCCGCCGTCCCTGGCGGGAACAAGGACACAGAGGGGTTCAATGCCgtgcccagccaggcccagtGCCCGGGGCCTGTGTCGGTGGTGGTCCCGGAGGCGGTGTCGGCGGTGCTGGCGCAGGATGAGGCgctggtgccagcagagccGGGAGCTGTGCGGTACCTGCAGCAGCACTACCAGGACGTGCTCGACAGCATCCCTGaagtgtccctgctgccactggAGGGGGGGGACATCTCTGGGTTCCGG GTGAGTGGGGAGCCAGGCCGGTGCCAGGCAGTGGTGGATTTCCTGCGGAGCCTGCTGGACTCGGTGACCTCGCACCCCACAACCCTGCACTTCCCTGGCATTGCCCGCTTCCTGCGGGACCCAGCTGGGCAGAGCCTCCTCCGGCAGGTGGAGAGCCGCTTCCAGTGCATCATCCAGCTGGACGGTAAACCCTGGAGCCCTCCAGATCCCCAG ccggagctggaggagctgctgcccctgAGCAGCCACTGCGACTCCTGGCACCAGGACCTGCCTGAGGACAGCAATGCCACCGCTGACAATGGTGATGATGGTGACAATGCCTTTCACTCCAACGTAG AGGAGATCAAGGAGGTGCTGGCAGCGCTGCACCCCAGCGAAGACGACGACTGTGAGAACCCCAGCCTGTGGCCTGACACTGTCCCCGGCACCGAGTGGGACCCCGACGCAGAGTTCCCCAGTGTGGCCGGTGGGGAGGgtgccagggagctgctgtcGGACAccagggtggaggaggaggtgcaGATGGCCCTGGCCATCCAGTACTCCATGGAGAGCACGCGGTGCGAGGAGGTGGAGCTGGCGCGTGCCACCGCTCTGTCCCTGCGCTCCTACTGccgggagcaggagcaggctgaGGAGGATGCCGGGCTCCTGGCTGCACTGGAGGCCTCGCTGGAGGAGGCGCTGCTGGCGGCAGATGTGGCGCAGGTGACGGTGTTCTGCTCCTTTGAGCAGGATGTGTCGGCGGTgcggcaggagctggactgggtGCTGGTGGGACAGCTGCGGGCACAGGAGGTGGTGAGCGAGCGGCTGCGGGCGCTGCCGGCCACCGGCCACTGCGCGCTGGCCTTGCTGCGGCGCCGGCACGCCGTGCACCTCAGCCTGTGCGGTGACACCGCCACACTGCGCGGCTTCGCCAAGTACACGGCCCCTGCCGCCCAAGACCTCGTGTCGATGCTCCAGCGCCCGCTACCACCGGGGCATGGTGCCACCGCTGTCACCACTGCCACCGCTGTCAccgctgccactgctgccaccgCTGCCACCACTGCCGCTGCGCGTTGGGTGCGCTGGGACCCCTCTGGCACCGCTGTCCCCTACGCCCCCGAGGCAGTGGCGCAGCTGGAGCAGGCCTGGTTGCGTCGGGAGCGCAAGCTGGATCTGGTGCTGGATGGGCGGCCCTTCACCGTGGATTTGGAGCGCATGGAGGAGTTCAACATTGGCAGTGCCCTCGCCGTGCCCATCTGCCGCAGCCAGCCCCCGCTCGAGAGCACCTCCTGCCTGCTTG AGACGGaggtggctgggctggaggaggaggtgcggctgctggccctggctgaGGACTCGGAGGAGTTCGCTGACGCCGTGCACCATTTCTACGGGACActggaggagctgcacagccagaTCAGCATCGTGCAG GTGCAGAAGCTGATCCATCCAGTGCTGTACAAGCAGTACCAGCTGAAGAAGGGCAGTGTGAAGcgtgcctgtgctgctggcactgtcGTGGAGCGCATCCTCTTCCATGGCACCACCAAGGCCTCCAGCCGCGAGATCTGCGTGCACGGCTTCAACCGCAGCTTCTGCGGGAAGAACG CCACGCTCTACGGCCTCGGCGTGTACTTTGCGGCGCGCGCGGCCATCTCGGCACGGGACCGGTACTCGCCACCCAGCGCCAAGGGCACCAAGTTCATCTTCGTGGCCAAGGTGCTGACCGGGGAGTTCACGGCTGGGCagccggggctgcgggcacCCCCGCTGCGGGAGGGGTCCGGGGCCCACCAGCGCTACCACAGCGTCGTGGATGACCCCCGGCAGCCTGACATCTTCGTCATCTTCAACGACACCCAGGCCTACCCCCAGTACCTCATCacctgccgctgccgccgccgccgccatggggccccccctgacccccccggCAGCCGCTCTGGTTCAAGGACTCCCCCTTAG
- the PARP10 gene encoding protein mono-ADP-ribosyltransferase PARP10 isoform X1 codes for MCGCPRMAGGVLEVQGVPPDAPEELLVLYFESRRRSGGGPVQSCQRLGPLLFLTFEDPQDAQNVLAHGSHRLGGAELEVRPAPPWDPTHLLLHGLDPRTTPEHLDLPLETLLGVPPGTVTQCQGPAPGWGLLRLRDPLAPPELASAEQRARQQGLALLRVPRSPAVLVRAAAAPALSQDLLELYFENRRSGGGCVRDVRLLPAGRGAVVTFQEPAAAERVLQRPHRLQDVVLELIPHYPFLEPPEESTDLPLDTVPPLDRAPPPDTEPLLVMDPLLDVECPLDTDPCSDTDAPVADTNPTPDRAAAVPAPAAPTSHPVPEQPSPAVPGGNKDTEGFNAVPSQAQCPGPVSVVVPEAVSAVLAQDEALVPAEPGAVRYLQQHYQDVLDSIPEVSLLPLEGGDISGFRVSGEPGRCQAVVDFLRSLLDSVTSHPTTLHFPGIARFLRDPAGQSLLRQVESRFQCIIQLDGKPWSPPDPQPELEELLPLSSHCDSWHQDLPEDSNATADNGDDGDNAFHSNVEEIKEVLAALHPSEDDDCENPSLWPDTVPGTEWDPDAEFPSVAGGEGARELLSDTRVEEEVQMALAIQYSMESTRCEEVELARATALSLRSYCREQEQAEEDAGLLAALEASLEEALLAADVAQVTVFCSFEQDVSAVRQELDWVLVGQLRAQEVVSERLRALPATGHCALALLRRRHAVHLSLCGDTATLRGFAKYTAPAAQDLVSMLQRPLPPGHGATAVTTATAVTAATAATAATTAAARWVRWDPSGTAVPYAPEAVAQLEQAWLRRERKLDLVLDGRPFTVDLERMEEFNIGSALAVPICRSQPPLESTSCLLETEVAGLEEEVRLLALAEDSEEFADAVHHFYGTLEELHSQISIVQQVQKLIHPVLYKQYQLKKGSVKRACAAGTVVERILFHGTTKASSREICVHGFNRSFCGKNATLYGLGVYFAARAAISARDRYSPPSAKGTKFIFVAKVLTGEFTAGQPGLRAPPLREGSGAHQRYHSVVDDPRQPDIFVIFNDTQAYPQYLITCRCRRRRHGAPPDPPGSRSGSRTPP; via the exons ATGTGTGGGTGCCCCAGGATGGCAGGAGGGGTGCTGGAGGTGCAGGGGGTCCCCCCCGACGCCCCGGAGGAGCTGCTGGTCCTGTACTTCGAGAGCCGGCGGCGTTCGGGGGGGggccctgtgcagagctgccagcGCCTTggccccctcctcttcctcaccttcGAGGACCCCCAGG ATGCACAGAATGTGTTGGCCCACGGCAGCCACAGGTTGGGGGGGGCCGAGCTGGAGGTGCGCCCGGCCCCCCCCTGGGACCCcacccacctgctgctgcatggCCTCGATCCCCGGACCACCCCCGAGCACCTGGACTTACCCCTGGAGACCCTACTGGGGGTCCCCCCCGGCACTGTCACCCAGTGCCAGGGCCCTGCGCCCGGCTGGGGCCTGCTGCGCCTGCGGGACCCCCTCGCCCCCCCAG AGCTGGCGTCGGCGGAGCAGCGGGCGCGGCAGCAGGGGCTGGCGCTGCTGCGGGTGCCGCGGAGCCCCGCGGTGCTggtgcgggcggcggcggcgccggcgcTGAGCCAGGACCTGCTCGAGCTCTACTTTGAGAACCGGcgcagcggcggcggctgcgtGAGGGACGTGcggctgctgccagctgggcgCGGGGCCGTCGTCACCTTCCAGGAGCCAGCAG CCGCAGAGCGGGTGCTGCAGAGGCCACACCGGCTGCAGGACGTGGTGCTGGAGCTCATCCCCCACTACCCCTTCCTGGAGCCGCCGGAGGAGAGCACGGACCTGCCCCTGGACACAGTCCCCCCTCTGGACAGGGCCCCTCCTCCTGACACGGAGCCCCTGCTGGTCATGGACCCCTTGCTGGACGTGGAGTGCCCTCTGGACACAGACCCATGCTCGGACACAGATGCCCCTGTAGCAGACACGAACCCCACACCGGACAGAGCTGCCGCAGTCCCAGCGCCGGCAGCACCAACATCACACCCGGTGCCGGAGCAGCCGTCACCCGCCGTCCCTGGCGGGAACAAGGACACAGAGGGGTTCAATGCCgtgcccagccaggcccagtGCCCGGGGCCTGTGTCGGTGGTGGTCCCGGAGGCGGTGTCGGCGGTGCTGGCGCAGGATGAGGCgctggtgccagcagagccGGGAGCTGTGCGGTACCTGCAGCAGCACTACCAGGACGTGCTCGACAGCATCCCTGaagtgtccctgctgccactggAGGGGGGGGACATCTCTGGGTTCCGG GTGAGTGGGGAGCCAGGCCGGTGCCAGGCAGTGGTGGATTTCCTGCGGAGCCTGCTGGACTCGGTGACCTCGCACCCCACAACCCTGCACTTCCCTGGCATTGCCCGCTTCCTGCGGGACCCAGCTGGGCAGAGCCTCCTCCGGCAGGTGGAGAGCCGCTTCCAGTGCATCATCCAGCTGGACGGTAAACCCTGGAGCCCTCCAGATCCCCAG ccggagctggaggagctgctgcccctgAGCAGCCACTGCGACTCCTGGCACCAGGACCTGCCTGAGGACAGCAATGCCACCGCTGACAATGGTGATGATGGTGACAATGCCTTTCACTCCAACGTAG AGGAGATCAAGGAGGTGCTGGCAGCGCTGCACCCCAGCGAAGACGACGACTGTGAGAACCCCAGCCTGTGGCCTGACACTGTCCCCGGCACCGAGTGGGACCCCGACGCAGAGTTCCCCAGTGTGGCCGGTGGGGAGGgtgccagggagctgctgtcGGACAccagggtggaggaggaggtgcaGATGGCCCTGGCCATCCAGTACTCCATGGAGAGCACGCGGTGCGAGGAGGTGGAGCTGGCGCGTGCCACCGCTCTGTCCCTGCGCTCCTACTGccgggagcaggagcaggctgaGGAGGATGCCGGGCTCCTGGCTGCACTGGAGGCCTCGCTGGAGGAGGCGCTGCTGGCGGCAGATGTGGCGCAGGTGACGGTGTTCTGCTCCTTTGAGCAGGATGTGTCGGCGGTgcggcaggagctggactgggtGCTGGTGGGACAGCTGCGGGCACAGGAGGTGGTGAGCGAGCGGCTGCGGGCGCTGCCGGCCACCGGCCACTGCGCGCTGGCCTTGCTGCGGCGCCGGCACGCCGTGCACCTCAGCCTGTGCGGTGACACCGCCACACTGCGCGGCTTCGCCAAGTACACGGCCCCTGCCGCCCAAGACCTCGTGTCGATGCTCCAGCGCCCGCTACCACCGGGGCATGGTGCCACCGCTGTCACCACTGCCACCGCTGTCAccgctgccactgctgccaccgCTGCCACCACTGCCGCTGCGCGTTGGGTGCGCTGGGACCCCTCTGGCACCGCTGTCCCCTACGCCCCCGAGGCAGTGGCGCAGCTGGAGCAGGCCTGGTTGCGTCGGGAGCGCAAGCTGGATCTGGTGCTGGATGGGCGGCCCTTCACCGTGGATTTGGAGCGCATGGAGGAGTTCAACATTGGCAGTGCCCTCGCCGTGCCCATCTGCCGCAGCCAGCCCCCGCTCGAGAGCACCTCCTGCCTGCTTG AGACGGaggtggctgggctggaggaggaggtgcggctgctggccctggctgaGGACTCGGAGGAGTTCGCTGACGCCGTGCACCATTTCTACGGGACActggaggagctgcacagccagaTCAGCATCGTGCAG CAGGTGCAGAAGCTGATCCATCCAGTGCTGTACAAGCAGTACCAGCTGAAGAAGGGCAGTGTGAAGcgtgcctgtgctgctggcactgtcGTGGAGCGCATCCTCTTCCATGGCACCACCAAGGCCTCCAGCCGCGAGATCTGCGTGCACGGCTTCAACCGCAGCTTCTGCGGGAAGAACG CCACGCTCTACGGCCTCGGCGTGTACTTTGCGGCGCGCGCGGCCATCTCGGCACGGGACCGGTACTCGCCACCCAGCGCCAAGGGCACCAAGTTCATCTTCGTGGCCAAGGTGCTGACCGGGGAGTTCACGGCTGGGCagccggggctgcgggcacCCCCGCTGCGGGAGGGGTCCGGGGCCCACCAGCGCTACCACAGCGTCGTGGATGACCCCCGGCAGCCTGACATCTTCGTCATCTTCAACGACACCCAGGCCTACCCCCAGTACCTCATCacctgccgctgccgccgccgccgccatggggccccccctgacccccccggCAGCCGCTCTGGTTCAAGGACTCCCCCTTAG
- the PARP10 gene encoding protein mono-ADP-ribosyltransferase PARP10 isoform X3: protein MAGGVLEVQGVPPDAPEELLVLYFESRRRSGGGPVQSCQRLGPLLFLTFEDPQDAQNVLAHGSHRLGGAELEVRPAPPWDPTHLLLHGLDPRTTPEHLDLPLETLLGVPPGTVTQCQGPAPGWGLLRLRDPLAPPELASAEQRARQQGLALLRVPRSPAVLVRAAAAPALSQDLLELYFENRRSGGGCVRDVRLLPAGRGAVVTFQEPAAAERVLQRPHRLQDVVLELIPHYPFLEPPEESTDLPLDTVPPLDRAPPPDTEPLLVMDPLLDVECPLDTDPCSDTDAPVADTNPTPDRAAAVPAPAAPTSHPVPEQPSPAVPGGNKDTEGFNAVPSQAQCPGPVSVVVPEAVSAVLAQDEALVPAEPGAVRYLQQHYQDVLDSIPEVSLLPLEGGDISGFRVSGEPGRCQAVVDFLRSLLDSVTSHPTTLHFPGIARFLRDPAGQSLLRQVESRFQCIIQLDGKPWSPPDPQPELEELLPLSSHCDSWHQDLPEDSNATADNGDDGDNAFHSNVEEIKEVLAALHPSEDDDCENPSLWPDTVPGTEWDPDAEFPSVAGGEGARELLSDTRVEEEVQMALAIQYSMESTRCEEVELARATALSLRSYCREQEQAEEDAGLLAALEASLEEALLAADVAQVTVFCSFEQDVSAVRQELDWVLVGQLRAQEVVSERLRALPATGHCALALLRRRHAVHLSLCGDTATLRGFAKYTAPAAQDLVSMLQRPLPPGHGATAVTTATAVTAATAATAATTAAARWVRWDPSGTAVPYAPEAVAQLEQAWLRRERKLDLVLDGRPFTVDLERMEEFNIGSALAVPICRSQPPLESTSCLLETEVAGLEEEVRLLALAEDSEEFADAVHHFYGTLEELHSQISIVQQVQKLIHPVLYKQYQLKKGSVKRACAAGTVVERILFHGTTKASSREICVHGFNRSFCGKNATLYGLGVYFAARAAISARDRYSPPSAKGTKFIFVAKVLTGEFTAGQPGLRAPPLREGSGAHQRYHSVVDDPRQPDIFVIFNDTQAYPQYLITCRCRRRRHGAPPDPPGSRSGSRTPP from the exons ATGGCAGGAGGGGTGCTGGAGGTGCAGGGGGTCCCCCCCGACGCCCCGGAGGAGCTGCTGGTCCTGTACTTCGAGAGCCGGCGGCGTTCGGGGGGGggccctgtgcagagctgccagcGCCTTggccccctcctcttcctcaccttcGAGGACCCCCAGG ATGCACAGAATGTGTTGGCCCACGGCAGCCACAGGTTGGGGGGGGCCGAGCTGGAGGTGCGCCCGGCCCCCCCCTGGGACCCcacccacctgctgctgcatggCCTCGATCCCCGGACCACCCCCGAGCACCTGGACTTACCCCTGGAGACCCTACTGGGGGTCCCCCCCGGCACTGTCACCCAGTGCCAGGGCCCTGCGCCCGGCTGGGGCCTGCTGCGCCTGCGGGACCCCCTCGCCCCCCCAG AGCTGGCGTCGGCGGAGCAGCGGGCGCGGCAGCAGGGGCTGGCGCTGCTGCGGGTGCCGCGGAGCCCCGCGGTGCTggtgcgggcggcggcggcgccggcgcTGAGCCAGGACCTGCTCGAGCTCTACTTTGAGAACCGGcgcagcggcggcggctgcgtGAGGGACGTGcggctgctgccagctgggcgCGGGGCCGTCGTCACCTTCCAGGAGCCAGCAG CCGCAGAGCGGGTGCTGCAGAGGCCACACCGGCTGCAGGACGTGGTGCTGGAGCTCATCCCCCACTACCCCTTCCTGGAGCCGCCGGAGGAGAGCACGGACCTGCCCCTGGACACAGTCCCCCCTCTGGACAGGGCCCCTCCTCCTGACACGGAGCCCCTGCTGGTCATGGACCCCTTGCTGGACGTGGAGTGCCCTCTGGACACAGACCCATGCTCGGACACAGATGCCCCTGTAGCAGACACGAACCCCACACCGGACAGAGCTGCCGCAGTCCCAGCGCCGGCAGCACCAACATCACACCCGGTGCCGGAGCAGCCGTCACCCGCCGTCCCTGGCGGGAACAAGGACACAGAGGGGTTCAATGCCgtgcccagccaggcccagtGCCCGGGGCCTGTGTCGGTGGTGGTCCCGGAGGCGGTGTCGGCGGTGCTGGCGCAGGATGAGGCgctggtgccagcagagccGGGAGCTGTGCGGTACCTGCAGCAGCACTACCAGGACGTGCTCGACAGCATCCCTGaagtgtccctgctgccactggAGGGGGGGGACATCTCTGGGTTCCGG GTGAGTGGGGAGCCAGGCCGGTGCCAGGCAGTGGTGGATTTCCTGCGGAGCCTGCTGGACTCGGTGACCTCGCACCCCACAACCCTGCACTTCCCTGGCATTGCCCGCTTCCTGCGGGACCCAGCTGGGCAGAGCCTCCTCCGGCAGGTGGAGAGCCGCTTCCAGTGCATCATCCAGCTGGACGGTAAACCCTGGAGCCCTCCAGATCCCCAG ccggagctggaggagctgctgcccctgAGCAGCCACTGCGACTCCTGGCACCAGGACCTGCCTGAGGACAGCAATGCCACCGCTGACAATGGTGATGATGGTGACAATGCCTTTCACTCCAACGTAG AGGAGATCAAGGAGGTGCTGGCAGCGCTGCACCCCAGCGAAGACGACGACTGTGAGAACCCCAGCCTGTGGCCTGACACTGTCCCCGGCACCGAGTGGGACCCCGACGCAGAGTTCCCCAGTGTGGCCGGTGGGGAGGgtgccagggagctgctgtcGGACAccagggtggaggaggaggtgcaGATGGCCCTGGCCATCCAGTACTCCATGGAGAGCACGCGGTGCGAGGAGGTGGAGCTGGCGCGTGCCACCGCTCTGTCCCTGCGCTCCTACTGccgggagcaggagcaggctgaGGAGGATGCCGGGCTCCTGGCTGCACTGGAGGCCTCGCTGGAGGAGGCGCTGCTGGCGGCAGATGTGGCGCAGGTGACGGTGTTCTGCTCCTTTGAGCAGGATGTGTCGGCGGTgcggcaggagctggactgggtGCTGGTGGGACAGCTGCGGGCACAGGAGGTGGTGAGCGAGCGGCTGCGGGCGCTGCCGGCCACCGGCCACTGCGCGCTGGCCTTGCTGCGGCGCCGGCACGCCGTGCACCTCAGCCTGTGCGGTGACACCGCCACACTGCGCGGCTTCGCCAAGTACACGGCCCCTGCCGCCCAAGACCTCGTGTCGATGCTCCAGCGCCCGCTACCACCGGGGCATGGTGCCACCGCTGTCACCACTGCCACCGCTGTCAccgctgccactgctgccaccgCTGCCACCACTGCCGCTGCGCGTTGGGTGCGCTGGGACCCCTCTGGCACCGCTGTCCCCTACGCCCCCGAGGCAGTGGCGCAGCTGGAGCAGGCCTGGTTGCGTCGGGAGCGCAAGCTGGATCTGGTGCTGGATGGGCGGCCCTTCACCGTGGATTTGGAGCGCATGGAGGAGTTCAACATTGGCAGTGCCCTCGCCGTGCCCATCTGCCGCAGCCAGCCCCCGCTCGAGAGCACCTCCTGCCTGCTTG AGACGGaggtggctgggctggaggaggaggtgcggctgctggccctggctgaGGACTCGGAGGAGTTCGCTGACGCCGTGCACCATTTCTACGGGACActggaggagctgcacagccagaTCAGCATCGTGCAG CAGGTGCAGAAGCTGATCCATCCAGTGCTGTACAAGCAGTACCAGCTGAAGAAGGGCAGTGTGAAGcgtgcctgtgctgctggcactgtcGTGGAGCGCATCCTCTTCCATGGCACCACCAAGGCCTCCAGCCGCGAGATCTGCGTGCACGGCTTCAACCGCAGCTTCTGCGGGAAGAACG CCACGCTCTACGGCCTCGGCGTGTACTTTGCGGCGCGCGCGGCCATCTCGGCACGGGACCGGTACTCGCCACCCAGCGCCAAGGGCACCAAGTTCATCTTCGTGGCCAAGGTGCTGACCGGGGAGTTCACGGCTGGGCagccggggctgcgggcacCCCCGCTGCGGGAGGGGTCCGGGGCCCACCAGCGCTACCACAGCGTCGTGGATGACCCCCGGCAGCCTGACATCTTCGTCATCTTCAACGACACCCAGGCCTACCCCCAGTACCTCATCacctgccgctgccgccgccgccgccatggggccccccctgacccccccggCAGCCGCTCTGGTTCAAGGACTCCCCCTTAG